The proteins below come from a single Vitis vinifera cultivar Pinot Noir 40024 chromosome 9, ASM3070453v1 genomic window:
- the LOC100244712 gene encoding uncharacterized protein LOC100244712 — MKPVVGMVVSNKMQKSVVVAVDRLFHNKLFNRYVKRTSKFMAHDEHNLCNIGDRVRLDPSRPLSKHKHWVVAEILKKARIYVPPEPITKTHDLAPPSSS; from the exons ATGAAGCCAGTGGTGGGGATGGTGGTGTCAAACAAGATGCAGAAATCAGTAGTGGTGGCAGTGGACCGTCTCTTCCACAACAAGCTCTTCAACCGCTATGTCAAACGAACCAGCAAGTTCATGGCTCATGACGAACACAACCTCTGCAACATTGGTGACCGA GTTAGGTTGGATCCTTCTAGGCCCTTGAGCAAGCACAAGCATTGGGTTGTTGCAGAAATTCTGAAGAAAGCACGAATCTATGTGCCACCTGAACCTATTACCAAGACTCATGATCTAGCACCACCTTCATCATCTTAA